A single genomic interval of Euzebyales bacterium harbors:
- the groEL gene encoding chaperonin GroEL, with amino-acid sequence MAKQIKFHEDARRKLETGVNKLADAVKVTLGPKGRNVVLEKKWGSPTITKDGVTVARDIELEDAYENMGAQLAKEVATKTNDVAGDGTTTATVLAQAMVREGLRNVAAGANPMALKRGIEQGVAAAVEAIEKQSREVEGKEEIAHVAAISAADPSIGEQIAEALEKVGKDGVVTVEESQTFGMELEFTEGMQFDKGYISPYFITDQDRMEAVLDEAYILLVGKKISSVQELLPVLEKVSQTGKPLVIIAEDVEGEALATLVVNKIRGTFKSAAVKAPGFG; translated from the coding sequence CAAGCTCGAGACCGGCGTGAACAAGCTGGCCGACGCGGTCAAGGTCACGCTCGGCCCCAAGGGCCGGAACGTGGTCCTGGAGAAGAAGTGGGGTTCGCCCACGATCACCAAGGACGGCGTGACGGTCGCCCGCGACATCGAGCTCGAGGACGCCTACGAGAACATGGGTGCCCAGCTGGCGAAGGAGGTCGCGACCAAGACCAACGACGTCGCCGGTGACGGCACGACCACCGCGACCGTGCTCGCACAGGCGATGGTACGCGAGGGTCTGCGCAACGTCGCGGCCGGCGCCAACCCGATGGCTCTCAAGCGCGGCATCGAGCAGGGCGTGGCGGCAGCCGTCGAGGCGATCGAGAAGCAGTCCCGCGAGGTCGAGGGCAAGGAGGAGATCGCGCACGTGGCGGCGATCTCGGCGGCCGACCCGAGCATCGGCGAGCAGATCGCCGAGGCCCTCGAGAAGGTGGGGAAGGACGGCGTGGTCACGGTCGAGGAGTCCCAGACCTTCGGGATGGAGCTCGAGTTCACCGAGGGGATGCAGTTCGACAAGGGCTACATCTCGCCGTACTTCATCACCGACCAGGACCGGATGGAGGCCGTCCTCGACGAGGCCTACATCCTCCTCGTGGGGAAGAAGATCTCGAGCGTGCAGGAGCTCCTGCCGGTGCTGGAGAAGGTCTCCCAGACCGGGAAGCCCCTGGTGATCATCGCCGAGGACGTCGAGGGCGAGGCCCTCGCCACGCTGGTCGTCAACAAGATCCGGGGCACCTTCAAGTCCGCAGCGGTGAAGGCGCCAGGGTTCGGCG